From a region of the Hypanus sabinus isolate sHypSab1 chromosome 2, sHypSab1.hap1, whole genome shotgun sequence genome:
- the igsf10 gene encoding immunoglobulin superfamily member 10, translated as MKPVHGRCLLPASWHGRLLVILAAFAWCWRICLSCPKPCACYVPTEIHCTFRYLNAIPANIQPQVERINLGYNNLVKLTSGSFTGLRSLELLMLHSNKIEEIPDNTFKDLQSLQVLKMSYNRVKALNRETFHGLRNIVRLHMDHNKIEFINPEAFYGLTSLKLLQLEGNMLQELHRDTFVTFRFSQIFKASSIKHLYLSDNALTSIPSDLLSYISEIESIYLNGNKWFCDCKLKWLAELNEKQPGILKCKRDRNDPSGQICPLCVNPSIFKGKDILQLPSSAFVCTPPKIQSPLKIRKSVLEEEGDYAVVHAQDFVAPLGQMSLNMSDQSGNGCEIICNVHRPLRTPGVTLDPKEDHVLLNTSLSTFLVCYIDYEMIQRLWGILAMYTDSPLKLERDRLLRKTPSMSYLYRQASDVDMHIYTGVQAEIRADHAWLLQSEISLQMDRSRTTLNVLQVSYQASIQVTLQDLEAKPGKGSWVMIKRASSVRTEHFIVMGGTVELECQAFGEPKPINEWILPDGSKVRAPYSSEDSRISVTVDGQFRLRLADLYDTGIYHCIGTNYQDADVMSFRVTILDPNVAEKDLNGPSLSKSTGESIHLPCKASGIPNASVRWVLPDHRVLDHATASGVIMPNGTLSLRKVRVRDSGFYRCVASNRYGVDVLALQMTVTGPSISPGKESSGSYDSLEEGRGSGESEEELLGSEEVDWLTTKSTPEPEPDHSGTPEARTHAPTTVPPVVKPRRRMGGFRTRWGANHRILKQPRRRVDPQRWAEYLAKVRKSVLAKAVTQRWMTATPRGTTPATREESGASGDEAGTPEEEEFIIVSTLRPREAVITGVSPGLRAKVAHTDEAPAGAQSPMQVQHIEPEEKVTISPEQKVLTDPSLHSMAIDSLYIGKPTQSVDAEEQLTFPNDLPGSHIVAAPTPTTLVTDAPEKVDHNVFNGGALTTQSSRAHTTTITTDSDRFLLKSTQTTTISPNLLLPSMVTQKIHILKESTTDTLASKPRRMGRRRKLSFRRRFSRPGARRHRVRPGQRGTSNSALTQSQCTSSVTEAPERPPLPLPVPTQTKVGLAWFQQPGDLVDPPFEKNSQKVSTQEVTLTYREDRWLQMTSPDSRTRTLASKITTQPPQSTPSARLTPTMLVSKRPTERPSQASFSSNALATVHPTSKRPVVVHGRFPWGQLFGANRQKVNLGSRGKVLQSAWSTIATHGAVALTKPTLWSVGTSVPTTDPIRLLPSTTPDPVTTTEPTRLPSITSTSDVVSPTLPTMVETVPVTTQTLPTTSTTTQPTPTTRRIFFRRRRPGRPFGRTRNRVNSSRPGMGRTRTMESRNSRPTQNRMTLPPTVTVTSKVSLPVAVEMTGNPVPSPTTSRSQYDSKLLAPASSKSPSQPTATIPGTFPSHTTTPQRFTTTVSIPATTTKAISLPSIRNRNPPLLMATTIPAGISTAITPNPEPSIHPTTVIVTSAHSLTTLQPTSRTNPRFQITLHKFERQRPPSRPKFRANGPRREKSRSWLFGAGEAVTPLSLTEASVEYGAATPNPKAELKNTIEDKDNREDLSSESDPSSPNFIPVDPALGKRPSKPSISSEMAVSLTVLADSEAFIRCEATGDPLPTIRWTKISTGATVTAATKRSNKFEVFPNGTLSIRKIKVQDRGQYLCTAENQHGSDQLLVTLSVLAHPSKILEPRVKNIMVHSGYPVKMKCRSQGRPSPTISWILSNRTMVRNSSPFNGRVSVSVDGTLHIKAVTVYDRGNYRCVASNPAGIDTVTVRMQVVAEPPAILEENYQHLDAYVGENIRLPCTALGTPQPTVHWLVFDGTEIKPLQFISTKLFVFTNGTLYIKSLTLTDSGNYECVATSSSGSEKRTVRLLVQRKQEMPKIMAASPSRNKLNYGDKLRLHCSATGYPKPQILWRLPSKIIVDQWHRRGGRVMVLLNGTLSIDSITENDAGNYLCIARNKLGDDLMSVKIDVSMKPALIEHNQSIHKHVSYGGDLQVDCKASGAPKPEISWSLPDGTMINNVLQADDSGRRTRRYVVFGNGTLYYNKVGMAEEGDYTCYAQNTLGKDEMKVHVTVVPAPPQIKKSYKPLRKARFGEAAMFDCQAIGKPLPKILWMLPTNEIISFSKNRYQLHSNGSLLIRNVRLSDAGKYLCIARNPGGDDTELMHLSVVLTPPVINGFHGNRTVVKDIAVRHSRKQIHCKAEGFPLPQVTWIMPGNILLSAPYYGSRIVVHFNGTLEIRNVRASDEDQFTCLARNEAGEAALVVHLDVTQMLRRPMFKNPFNRKVIASTESTAVLNCSADGYPPPEIIWILPNGTRFTSRHKAARFQVGSNGTFFIHSPTAADAGKYRCAARNEIGYIEKLIVFEVAQKPTIHTQPPGLIRSISGDALSLNCSASGSPVPTIAWTTPSGLVLNRPQINAKYILFENGTLTIREISTHDRGNYMCKARNNAGVSSLVTPVLVMAYAPRITNGPPTSIHPRVGSPIQLNCMAIGIPKPEIVWELPNHMVLSTFGKVRPTGREYLHPQGTLVIHRVSITDSGTYKCTARSRLGIDSRVTFIQVV; from the exons GTCCTGAAGATGAGCTACAACAGGGTGAAAGCATTGAATCGTGAGACTTTTCATGGTCTTCGCAATATAGTACGGTTACACATGGACCACAACAAAATTGAATTCATAAACCCTGAGGCATTCTATGGGCTCACTTCATTGAAACTGCTCCAATTGGAAGGAAACATGCTTCAGGAACTGCACCGAGATACATTTGTTACATTTCGCTTCAGCCAGATCTTCAAAGCTTCTTCAATTAAGCACCTTTACCTGTCAGACAACGCGTTAACATCCATTCCAAGTGACCTCCTGTCTTACATCTCAGAAATTGAAAGTATCTACCTAAATGGCAACAAATGGTTTTGTGACTGTAAATTGAAGTGGTTAGCTGAACTCAATGAAAAACAACCAG GAATACTTAAGTGCAAACGAGACCGCAACGACCCTAGTGGTCAGATATGTCCCCTGTGTGTGAACCCAAGTATCTTCAAGGGCAAGGATATATTACAGTTGCCATCCTCAGCGTTTGTTTGCACACCCCCAAAGATCCAGTCTCCACTGAAGATCAGAAAGAGCGTCTTGGAAGAAGAGGGGGACTATGCTGTCGTTCATGCTCAGGACTTTGTGGCTCCACTGGGTCAAATGAGTTTGAACATGAGTGACCAGTCGGGGAACGGGTGTGAAATAATTTGCAATGTTCACAGACCTTTAAGAACCCCAGGGGTGACCCTGGATCCAAAAGAAGACCACGTGCTGCTAAACACATCCTTATCAACCTTCCTAGTTTGTTACATTGATTACGAGATGATCCAACGTCTATGGGGCATCCTGGCAATGTATACGGACTCACCACTGAAGCTCGAGAGGGACAGGCTGCTGAGGAAGACACCTTCCATGAGCTACCTTTACAGGCAAGCCTCAGACGTGGATATGCACATTTACACCGGTGTCCAGGCAGAGATCAGAGCTGACCACGCATGGCTATTGCAAAGCGAGATCTCTCTGCAGATGGATAGGAGCAGGACGACTCTCAATGTCTTGCAGGTCAGTTATCAGGCGAGCATCCAGGTGACGTTGCAGGACTTGGAAGCTAAGCCGGGGAAAGGCAGCTGGGTGATGATCAAGAGAGCGAGCAGTGTGAGGACGGAACATTTCATAGTGATGGGTGGGACCGTGGAGTTGGAGTGCCAGGCATTTGGTGAGCCCAAGCCTATCAATGAATGGATACTTCCAGATGGCAGCAAAGTCCGAGCCCCCTACAGCAGTGAGGACAGCCGGATTTCAGTCACTGTGGATGGCCAGTTCAGATTGAGGCTTGCCGACCTCTATGACACCGGCATCTATCACTGCATAGGAACTAATTACCAGGATGCAGACGTGATGAGCTTTAGGGTTACAATTCTGGACCCCAATGTTGCAGAAAAGGACCTAAATGGACCTTCCCTTTCTAAATCCACTGGTGAGTCGATACATTTGCCATGCAAAGCCTCTGGAATCCCAAATGCATCTGTACGATGGGTTCTTCCCGACCACAGAGTTTTAGATCATGCCACTGCGAGTGGGGTGATCATGCCGAATGGGACGCTAAGCTTAAGGAAGGTCAGGGTTAGGGACAGCGGCTTTTACAGGTGTGTGGCTTCAAACCGTTACGGTGTGGATGTTCTAGCACTGCAGATGACGGTAACTGGCCCCTCCATTTCCCCCGGGAAAGAGAGTTCTGGAAGTTATGACTCATTAGAGGAGGGCAGAGGGTCAGGGGAGAGTGAGGAAGAGCTCTTGGGGTCTGAAGAGGTGGACTGGTTAACCACCAAGAGCACGCCAGAGCCCGAACCGGATCACTCTGGCACACCGGAGGCTAGAACACATGCACCAACCACCGTGCCACCAGTCGTCAAACCCAGGAGAAGGATGGGTGGCTTCAGAACTCGCTGGGGGGCGAACCACAGGATCCTGAAGCAGCCCAGAAGGAGGGTGGACCCCCAGCGCTGGGCGGAGTACCTAGCAAAAGTCAGGAAGAGCGTTCTGGCTAAGGCAGTCACGCAAAGATGGATGACCGCTACACCTCGGGGGACTACCCCGGCCACTCGAGAGGAGAGCGGAGCATCGGGAGATGAGGCGGGGACCCCAGAGGAGGAGGAGTTCATAATAGTCAGCACCCTCCGGCCGCGGGAGGCTGTAATCACTGGGGTATCTCCTGGATTAAGAGCAAAGGTTGCCCACACAGACGAAGCTCCAGCGGGTGCACAATCTCCAATGCAGGTTCAACATATCGAGCCGGAAGAAAAGGTTACAATATCCCCTGAGCAAAAGGTTCTTACGGACCCCAGTCTGCATTCCATGGCGATAGATTCACTCTACATAGGAAAACCCACTCAATCAGTCGATGCAGAAGAGCAGCTGACATTTCCAAATGATCTACCGGGCTCCCATATCGTGGCAGCACCAACACCAACTACATTGGTGACTGATGCACCAGAGAAAGTAGACCACAATGTCTTTAACGGCGGGGCTCTGACTACACAAAGTTCTCGTGCTCACACTACGACCATCACCACAGATTCCGATCGATTCCTTCTCAAGAGCACCCAGACGACCACCATCTCTCCAAACCTCCTGCTCCCCTCAATGGTTACACAGAAGATCCACATTCTAAAGGAATCCACCACTGACACCTTAGCTTCCAAACCGAGGAGGATGGGCAGGAGAAGGAAGTTGTCCTTTAGGAGGCGATTCAGCCGACCAGGGGCAaggagacacagagtgagaccTGGGCAGCGGGGAACCTCGAATTCTGCACTGACACAGTCACAATGCACATCCTCTGTCACTGAGGCCCCAGAGAGACCCCCGCTTCCATTGCCTGTTCCAACACAGACCAAGGTTGGATTAGCATGGTTTCAACAACCTGGAGATCTGGTGGATCCGCCTTTTGAGAAAAACTCCCAAAAAGTAAGCACTCAGGAAGTGACACTGACCTACAGGGAGGATCGTTGGCTCCAGATGACCAGTCCTGACAGCAGAACAAGAACCCTTGCTTCTAAAATCACAACACAACCCCCTCAGAGCACCCCAAGTGCTAGACTGACTCCAACCATGCTTGTCAGCAAGCGACCGACAGAAAGACCATCCCAAGCTAGCTTCTCTTCAAATGCCCTAGCCACTGTTCATCCCACTAGCAAACGTCCTGTGGTAGTCCATGGGAGATTTCCATGGGGTCAGCTTTTTGGGGCAAACAGGCAAAAGGTCAATCTCGGAAGTCGTGGTAAGGTCTTGCAAAGTGCCTGGAGTACAATTGCTACTCATGGGGCAGTTGCTCTTACAAAGCCCACTCTCTGGAGTGTGGGAACCTCTGTGCCAACAACAGACCCAATTCGACTTCTCCCCTCCACCACACCTGACCCAGTTACTACCACCGAGCCAACCAGGCTGCCCTCCATTACCTCCACAAGTGATGTTGTAAGCCCCACCCTCCCAACCATGGTTGAAACTGTGCCAGTCACGACCCAGACTCTCCCTACCACATCGACCACCACCCAGCCAACTCCAACTACAAGAAGAATTTTCTTCCGACGCAGGAGGCCGGGAAGACCCTTTGGCAGAACAAGGAACCGTGTGAACTCGTCGCGGCCTGGAATGGGTCGGACCCGGACAATGGAGAGCAGGAATAGCCGACCGACACAAAACAGGATGACACTGCCTCCAACCGTCACTGTGACCAGTAAAGTGTCTCTCCCAGTTGCTGTTGAGATGACTGGGAATCCTGTGCCAAGTCCAACTACATCCAGGAGTCAGTATGATTCAAAGCTGTTGGCTCCAGCCAGCAGTAAGTCTCCCAGTCAGCCCACTGCAACCATCCCTGGCACCTTTCCAtcacacaccaccaccccccagaggttcacaaccacagtgagcatACCAGCCACCACCACAAAGGCAATTAGCCTGCCTAGTATCCGAAATAGGAATCCCCCTCTGCTGATGGCAACCACCATCCCTGCCGGCATTTCCACAGCCATCACCCCAAATCCCGAACCAAGCATTCACCCCACAACTGTGATTGTAACCTCTGCGCACTCCCTCACCACCCTCCAACCAACCTCCAGGACTAACCCTAGATTCCAAATCACCTTGCACAAGTTTGAGAGGCAGCGGCCTCCCTCACGCCCCAAGTTCAGGGCGAACGGGCCACGCCGGGAAAAATCCCGCAGCTGGCTCTTTGGGGCGGGTGAAGCGGTCACCCCGCTGAGTTTGACAGAAGCGTCTGTGGAGTACGGAGCCGCCACGCCTAACCCTAAAGCAGAGCTTAAAAACACCATAGAGGACAAAGACAACAGGGAGGATCTGTCCAGCGAATCCGACCCTTCGTCACCCAACTTCATCCCCGTGGACCCGGCGCTTGGAAAGCGGCCCTCAAAACCAAGTATAAGCAGCGAGATGGCAGTCAGTCTCACAGTGTTGGCTGATTCTGAGGCATTCATACGGTGTGAAGCAACTGGAGATCCGCTCCCCACCATCCGATGGACGAAAATCTCCACTG GGGCAACTGTCACAGCTGCCACCAAACGAAGCAATAAATTTGAGGTGTTTCCAAACGGTACTCTGTCCATTCGAAAGATCAAAGTTCAGGACCGCGGACAGTACCTCTGCACAGCGGAGAACCAGCATGGCTCTGATCAGCTCTTGGTTACTCTCTCTGTGCTGGCTCACCCATCCAAGATATTAGAGCCTCGGGTAAAGAACATCATGGTCCACTCGGGATACCCGGTGAAGATGAAGTGCAGATCTCAGGGACGCCCCTCTCCAACCATCTCCTGGATTCTGTCCAACAGGACCATGGTGAGAAACAGCAGCCCATTCAACGGGAGAGTCTCGGTGTCAGTGGATGGCACACTCCACATCAAAGCGGTGACCGTGTACGACCGAGGCAACTACAGATGTGTGGCCAGCAACCCAGCCGGGATTGACACGGTCACGGTGCGGATGCAAGTGGTGGCTGAGCCTCCTGCCATCCTGGAGGAGAACTACCAGCATCTGGATGCATACGTGGGGGAAAACATCAGACTGCCTTGCACTGCTTTGGGCACACCTCAGCCCACCGTCCACTGGCTGGTCTTTGATGGTACTGAAATCAAGCCCTTGCAATTTATCAGCACAAAGCTTTTTGTCTTTACCAACGGCACTCTTTATATCAAATCCTTGACCCTGACTGACAGTGGGAATTACGAATGCGTGGCCACCAGCTCCAGTGGCTCGGAGAAGAGGACTGTTAGACTCCTGGTTCAGCGCAAGCAGGAGATGCCAAAGATCATGGCAGCTTCACCCAGTAGGAACAAGCTGAACTACGGAGATAAACTTCGACTCCACTGCTCAGCTACAGGATACCCAAAACCCCAGATCCTCTGGAGGTTACCTTCCAAGATAATAGTGGATCAGTGGCACAG GAGGGGAGGCCGTGTGATGGTGTTGCTCAATGGGACCTTATCAATCGACTCCATCACTGAGAATGATGCAGGGAACTACCTCTGCATTGCCCGCAACAAGCTCGGGGATGACCTGATGTCGGTGAAGATTGACGTGTCCATGAAGCCGGCACTGATTGAACACAACCAGTCCATCCACAAGCATGTGTCATATGGGGGAGATCTCCAAGTGGACTGTAAGGCTTCTGGGGCCCCCAAACCCGAGATCTCCTGGAGTTTGCCGGATGGGACCATGATCAACAATGTCCTGCAGGCTGATGACAGTGGTAGGCGGACTCGTAGGTATGTCGTGTTTGGCAACGGGACCCTCTACTATAATAAAGTGGGGATGGCGGAAGAGGGGGATTACACGTGTTATGCACAAAATACTCTTGGCAAGGATGAGATGAAAGTTCACGTGACTGTAGTGCCTGCACCGCCTCAGATTAAGAAGTCCTATAAGCCCCTCCGCAAGGCAAGGTTTGGCGAAGCTGCAATGTTTGACTGCCAGGCAATAGGAAAACCACTGCCAAAGATATTATGGATGTTGCCAACGAACGAAATCATCTCGTTCTCCAAGAACAGATACCAACTACATTCCAATGGCTCCCTGCTCATCAGAAACGTCCGGCTGTCCGATGCTGGGAAGTACTTGTGTATTGCCCGCAACCCCGGTGGTGACGATACTGAACTCATGCATCTCAGTGTGGTCCTAACCCCACCAGTCATCAACGGTTTCCACGGGAACAGGACCGTCGTTAAGGACATTGCGGTGAGGCACTCGAGGAAGCAGATACACTGCAAGGCAGAGGGCTTTCCCCTGCCCCAGGTCACTTGGATCATGCCGGGCAACATTCTGCTGAGTGCTCCTTACTACGGCAGCAGAATTGTCGTCCACTTCAATGGCACCTTGGAAATCCGCAACGTCCGGGCCTCAGACGAAGACCAGTTCACTTGCTTGGCTCGCAATGAAGCGGGCGAGGCCGCATTGGTGGTCCACCTGGACGTCACCCAGATGCTCAGGAGGCCCATGTTCAAGAATCCATTTAACAGGAAGGTCATCGCCAGCACGGAATCCACCGCCGTCCTCAACTGCTCAGCAGATGGCTACCCACCTCCGGAGATTATCTGGATCCTACCCAACGGGACGAGATTCACCAGTAGACACAAGGCTGCCCGCTTCCAGGTGGGGAGCAATGGCACCTTCTTTATTCACAGTCCCACTGCGGCAGACGCGGGCAAATACCGCTGTGCAGCCAGGAATGAGATCGGATACATAGAGAAACTCATTGTCTTTGAGGTTGCCCAgaaacccaccatccacactcagCCACCAGGATTAATACGAAGCATAAGCGGAGATGCCTTAAGTCTCAATTGTTCTGCAAGTGGGAGTCCAGTACCAACTATTGCATGGACTACACCAAGCGGTCTTGTCCTTAATAGGCCACAGATCAATGCAAAATATATCCTGTTTGAAAATGGGACTTTGACTATTAGGGAGATAAGCACACATGACCGGGGTAATTATATGTGCAAAGCCCGTAATAACGCTGGTGTCTCCTCCTTGGTTACACCTGTCCTGGTCATGGCCTACGCACCTCGGATAACCAACGGTCCCCCCACATCCATCCATCCGAGGGTTGGATCACCCATTCAACTCAACTGCATGGCGATTGGAATTCCCAAGCCCGAAATAGTCTGGGAGTTACCCAATCACATGGTGCTTTCAACGTTCGGTAAGGTGCGCCCCACTGGGAGGGAGTACCTGCATCCACAAGGAACATTAGTGATCCATAGGGTGTCCATTACCGATTCAGGGACTTACAAATGTACAGCCAGAAGTCGTCTCGGCATTGACTCCAGAGTAACGTTCATTCAGGTCGTCTGA